One Nicotiana sylvestris chromosome 12, ASM39365v2, whole genome shotgun sequence genomic window carries:
- the LOC104216286 gene encoding E3 ubiquitin-protein ligase UPL3-like, translating into METRSRKLTEEATSSAPSSSSTSSGPTTRATKRARFTSRAPSARSRFTNRSLRMDSTNESSGSGTRARRSGSGKEKEHEIRDRDDEDDNDNDNESENDVGILHHNLTSASSALQGLLRKLGAGLDDLLPSSAMVGSTSSSNGRLKKILSGLRADGEEGKQIEALTQLCVMLSIGTEDSLSTFSVDSFVPVLVGLLNNHGGSSNPDIMLLAARALTHLVDVLPSSCAAVVHYGAVSCFVARLLTIEYMDLAEQSLQALKKISQEDPTACLRAGALMAVLSYLDFFSTGVQRVALATAANMCKKLPSDAADFVMEAVPLLTNLLQYHDAKVLEHASICLTRIAETFASSPEKLDELCNHGLVTQAASLISTSNSGGGQASLSTETYTGLIRLLSTCASGSPLGAKTLMILGISRILKDILSGSGLVATVSISPALSRPPEQIFEIVNLANELLPPLPQGTISLPVSTNLFIRGSFTRKPSASGSGKQEDLNASSPEVSAREKLLNDQPELLQQFGTDLLLVLIQTYGSSVNTAARHKCLSVIGKLMYFSSADMIQSLMNVTNISSFLAGVLAWKDPQVLVPALQIAEILMQKLPGVFGKMFVREGVVHAVDTLILTESHGSATTQPTRGEKEKCNRRRSNNSNTDATSVEDPKSPVPSIGSPPDPMEIPTVNSNLRMAVSSCAKSFKDTYFPSDSEATEAGATDDLLQLKNLCMKLNAGIDEQIAKPKGKSKTFGPQLGDISICKEETLAEVIAAMLGELSKGDGVSTFEFIGSGVVASLLNYFTCGYLSKEKISDASLPRLREQAIKRYKSFIAVALPSGVDGGSVVPMTVLVQKLQNALCSLERFPVVLSHSSRSSTGNARLSSGLSALSQPFKLRLCRAQGEKTLRDYSSNVLLIDPLASLVAIEGFLWPRVKRPESGHKASASSGNSGSGTIPAGGGASYPSMSTPASAPRRHSTRSRSAVNINDSAKGSLQEKDGSSSKGKGKAVMKPAQGDCRGPQTKNAARRKAALDKDTEGKPVNGDSSSEDDELDISHVELDDALVIEDDMSDEDEDDHDDMLRDDSLPVCLQDEVHDVKLVDSSEDSPLAQTPSDSHTNAGGGSRSRTSAGGSNSIEFRSRSSYSSRGAMSFAAAAMAGLSSAGGRGVRDARDQHGRPLFGSGDPPKLIFSVGGKLLNRHLTIYQAIQRQLVLDEDDDERDDGYDFASSDGSRVWSDIYTITYQRADSQAEGLMNGAGSSISSKSTKASSLESSSADPSLLQASLLDSILRGELPCDLEKSNPTYSILYLLRVLEALNRLAPRLRVLSLIDDYAEGKVSSLDEVNTTVVKIPYEEFVNSKLTPKLARQIQDALALCSGSLPSWCYQLTKACPFLFPFETRRQFFYSTAFGLSRALNRLQQQQGAEGNGSTHERAVRVGRLQRQKVRVSRNRILDSAAKVMEMYSSQKAVLEVEYFGEVGTGLGPTLEFYTLLSHDLQKVGLGMWRSGSSSTSNGHSMEVCVDNKLSGGDKDLVRAPLGLFPCPWPPHADTVNGGQFCKVIEHFRLLGRVMAKALQDGRLMDLPLSTAFYKLVLGEELDLYDILSFDAELGKTLQELQALVSRKQYIESMEDQNQDKFYDVHFHGTPIEDLCLDFTLPGYPEYVLKAGDENVDLSNLEEYVSLVVDATVRSGIRQQAEAFRSGFNQVFDISTLQIFSATELDYLLCGRRELWKPETLVDHIKFDHGYTAKSPPIIHLLEIMGEFTLEQQRAFCQFVTGAPRLPPGGLAGLNPKLTIVRKHSSNAGNAAHNSNAPSESADEDLPSVMTCANYLKLPPYSTKEIMYKKLLYAINEGQGSFDLS; encoded by the exons ATGGAAACTCGGAGCCGGAAACTGACGGAGGAAGCCACGTCATCAgcgccttcttcttcttctacttccTCTGGTCCCACCACACGTGCCACTAAGCGTGCTCGCTTCACCTCACGCGCCCCCTCAGCTCGTTCCCGTTTCACAAATCGTTCACTTCGTATGGACTCCACGAATGAATCCTCCGGGTCGGGTACCCGAGCCCGCCGTTCGGGTTCGGGTAAGGAAAAAGAACACGAAATTAGGGATAGGGATGATGAAGATGATAACGATAATGATAATGAAAGTGAAAATGATGTAGGGATTTTGCATCATAATTTGACGTCAGCAAGTAGTGCACTTCAAGGACTGTTGAGAAAATTAGGTGCTGGATTGGATGATTTGCTGCCGAGTTCAGCAATGGTGGGGTCCACTTCGTCGTCCAACGGGCGGCTGAAGAAGATATTATCGGGTTTAAGAGCTGATGGGGAAGAAGGGAAACAAATAGAGGCATTGACACAGTTGTGTGTGATGCTTTCTATTGGAACAGAAGACTCTTTGAGCACTTTTTCAGTGGACTCTTTTGTACCTGTGCTTGTTGGGTTGCTTAATAATCATGGTGGAAGTAGTAATCCTGATATTATGCTTCTTGCAGCTAGGGCGCTAACTCATTTGGTTGATGTTTTACCATCTTCTTGTGCTGCTGTTGTGCATTATGGAGCAGTTTCATGTTTTGTAGCTCGGTTGCTCACTATTGAATACATGGACTTAGCTGAACAG TCTCTACAAGCTTTAAAGAAGATATCTCAGGAAGACCCAACTGCTTGTTTGCGAGCAGGTGCACTCATGGCTGTGCTCTCGTATCTCGACTTCTTTTCCACTGGTGTTCAG AGAGTAGCATTAGCAACCGCTGCTAATATGTGCAAGAAGCTGCCTTCGGATGCGGCTGACTTTGTGATGGAAGCTGTTCCACTGTTGACGAATCTCCTTCAGTATCATGATGCAAAG GTATTAGAGCATGCTTCTATCTGCTTGACCCGGATTGCTGAAACATTTGCATCATCTCCAGAGAAGCTAGATGAACTCTGCAATCACGGACTTGTCACACAAGCTGCCTCCCTCATCTCAACCAGTAATTCTGGAGGTGGTCAGGCTTCGCTCAGCACGGAAACTTACACA GGCTTGATCCGGCTTCTTTCTACGTGTGCCAGTGGCTCTCCATTAGGGGCTAAAACCTTGATGATACTTGGTATCAGTCGGATCCTCAAGGACATTTTATCTGGTTCTGGCCTCGTGGCGACTGTCTCTATTTCACCTGCCTTGAGCAGACCTCCAGAGCAG ATTTTTGAGATTGTGAATCTGGCAAACGAGCTTCTTCCTCCGCTGCCTCAAGGAACCATCTCTCTTCCAGTTAGCACTAATTTGTTCATTAGGGGCTCGTTTACAAGGAAACCTTCTGCTAGTGGTTCTGGAAAACAGGAGGATCTGAATGCATCTTCTCCGGAGGTATCAGCTCGTGAGAAACTATTGAATGATCAACCTGAACTTCTGCAACAATTTGGAACGGATCTCCTCCTTGTTCTAATCCAG ACATATGGATCCAGTGTGAATACTGCAGCACGCCACAAGTGCCTCTCAGTTATTGGAAAACTTATGTATTTCAGTAGTGCAGATATGATTCAGTCTTTAATGAATGTCACTAACATATCAAG TTTCTTGGCTGGGGTTTTGGCTTGGAAGGATCCCCAAGTACTGGTGCCTGCTCTTCAAATAGCAGAAATTTTAATGCAAAAGCTCCCTGGAGTTTTTGGCAAGATGTTTGTCCGAGAAGGTGTTGTTCATGCTGTTGATACCTTGATACTGACTGAGTCTCATGGTTCTGCTACTACCCAGCCAACACGTGGTGAGAAGGAGAAATGTAATCGACGCCGTAGCAATAATTCCAATACAGATGCAACTTCTGTTGAAGATCCTAAAAGTCCAGTTCCAAGTATTGGATCTCCGCCAGATCCTATGGAGATTCCGACAGTCAACTCTAACCTTCGGATGGCAGTCAGTTCATGTGCAAAATCTTTCAAGGATACATACTTCCCTTCAGATTCAGAGGCTACTGAAGCTGGTGCCACAGATGATCTTCTACAATTGAAGAATCTCTGCATGAAGTTGAATGCTGGTATCGATGAACAAATAGCTAAACCTAAAGGAAAGTCAAAAACATTTGGGCCTCAGCTTGGGGATATTTCTATCTGTAAGGAAGAAACCTTGGCTGAAGTGATTGCTGCCATGCTGGGAGAGCTCAGCAAAGGGGACGGTGTTTCAACCTTTGAGTTTATTGGAAGTGGAGTTGTTGCTTCTTTGCTCAATTATTTTACGTGTGGATATCTTTCTAAGGAAAAAATCTCTGATGCTAGTTTGCCTAGGCTTCGAGAACAAGCAATCAAAAGATACAAGTCTTTTATTGCAGTTGCTCTTCCTTCTGGTGTTGATGGTGGAAGTGTGGTTCCCATGACTGTTCTGGTCCAAAAGCTTCAAAATGCTCTATGTTCCTTGGAGCGTTTTCCCGTTGTGCTGAGTCATAGTTCCAGATCATCGACAGGAAATGCACGTCTATCTTCAGGTTTAAGTGCTTTGTCTCAGCCTTTTAAGCTGCGCCTTTGCAGAGCTCAAGGAGAGAAAACCCTCCGCGACTACTCCTCAAATGTCTTGTTAATTGATCCTTTGGCAAGTTTAGTAGCTATTGAAGGATTCCTCTGGCCCCGAGTTAAGCGACCTGAGTCTGGGCACAAGGCCTCTGCTTCTTCAGGCAACTCTGGGTCTGGGACCATACCTGCAGGAGGCGGTGCATCATATCCATCTATGTCTACTCCTGCCTCTGCACCTCGTCGCCATTCTACACGATCTAGGTCAGCAGTTAATATAAATGACAGTGCTAAGGGGTCACTGCAGGAAAAAGATGGAAGCTCTTCGAAGGGCAAAGGAAAAGCGGTTATGAAGCCTGCTCAAGGAGATTGCAGGGGACCTCAAACAAAAAATGCTGCTCGAAGAAAAGCAGCCTTGGATAAGGATACAGAGGGGAAACCTGTTAATGGGGACTCTTCTTCAGAG GATGACGAGCTGGATATTTCTCACGTTGAACTTGATGATGCTTTGGTGATTGAAGACGATATGTCCGACGAAGATGAAGATGACCATGATGAT ATGCTGAGGGATGATTCGCTTCCTGTCTGCTTGCAAGATGAAGTGCATGATGTTAAATTGGTAGATTCCTCGGAGGATAGTCCTCTTGCACAGACGCCAAGTGATAGCCATACAAATGCTGGTGGTGGTTCTAGGAGCAGAACCTCCGCTGGGGGATCTAATTCCATTGAGTTCAGGAGTAGGAGTTCCTACAGTTCACGGGGTGCAATGTCATTTGCTGCTGCTGCCATGGCGGGACTTTCATCTGCTGGTGGTCGAGGTGTGAGGGACGCTAGAGATCAGCACGGGCGCCCTCTATTTGGCTCTGGTGATCCACCAAAACTAATATTTTCTGTTGGTGGAAAGCTGCTTAATAGGCACTTGACTATCTACCAGGCTATCCAGCGGCAGCTTGTTCTAGACGAGGATGATGATGAGAGAGATGATGGCTATGATTTTGCATCCAGTGACGGAAGTAGGGTTTGGAGTGATATTTACACTATCACATACCAAAGGGCAGACAGCCAAGCTGAGGGGTTGATGAATGGGGCTGGGAGCTCAATTTCTTCCAAGTCTACGAAAGCCAGTTCTTTGGAAAGTTCCAGTGCTGATCCCTCCTTGCTTCAAGCATCATTGTTAGATAGTATATTGCGGGGAGAACTTCCTTGTGATCTGGAGAAAAGTAACCCTACTTACAGTATTTTATACCTATTACGTGTATTGGAGGCGCTGAATCGGCTTGCCCCCCGTTTGCGTGTCCTTTCACTGATTGATGATTACGCTGAAGGAAAAGTTTCTAGTTTAGATGAGGTCAATACTACGGTCGTCAAAATTCCTTATGAGGAATTTGTTAATAGTAAGCTCACTCCAAAATTGGCACGACAGATCCAGGATGCTCTTGCACTTTGTAGTGGGTCTCTTCCATCTTGGTGTTACCAGTTGACAAAGGCCTGTCCATTTCTTTTTCCGTTTGAGACTCGGCGCCAGTTCTTCTATTCAACTGCTTTTGGGTTATCACGCGCTTTAAATAGGCTACAGCAACAGCAAGGTGCTGAAGGTAATGGATCTACTCATGAGAGAGCAGTTAGAGTTGGTAGATTGCAGCGCCAGAAAGTTCGTGTCTCAAGGAACCGCATTCTGGATTCTGCTGCTAAAGTAATGGAGATGTACTCTAGCCAAAAAGCTGTTCTTGAAGTTGAATATTTTGGTGAAGTTGGTACTGGCTTGGGTCCTACACTGGAGTTTTATACCCTTTTAAGTCATGATCTTCAAAAAGTCGGACTTGGAATGTGGAGGTCTGGTTCATCATCAACGTCAAATGGACATTCGATGGAAGTTTGTGTAGATAATAAATTAAGTGGGGGTGATAAAGATCTTGTCCGAGCACCTCTTGGATTATTCCCATGTCCCTGGCCACCACATGCTGATACTGTTAATGGAGGTCAATTCTGTAAGGTAATTGAACATTTCCGCTTGCTTGGACGTGTTATGGCCAAAGCTCTTCAAGATGGACGGCTTATGGACCTTCCATTGTCAACTGCCTTCTATAAGCTTGTTCTTGGCGAA GAGCTTGATTTGTACGATATTCTTTCTTTTGACGCTGAATTAGGGAAGACTTTGCAAGAGTTACAAGCTCTTGTTAGTCGAAAGCAATATATAGAATCTATGGAAGATCAGAACCAAGACAAATTTTATGACGTGCATTTCCACGGGACACCAATTGAGGATCTATGTTTAGATTTCACACTTCCCGGCTATCCTGAATATGTTCTTAAAGCAGGCGATGAGAAT GTGGATCTCAGTAACTTGGAGGAATACGTTTCTTTGGTAGTTGATGCTACTGTCAGGTCTGGAATCAGGCAGCAAGCGGAAGCTTTTAGATCTGGCTTCAATCAG GTTTTTGACATTTCAACTCTACAAATATTCTCTGCTACAGAGTTGGACTACTTGTTATGTGGCCGTCGAGAGTTGTGGAAG CCCGAGACGTTAGTAGATCATATTAAATTCGACCATGGGTACACAGCCAAGAGTCCTCCCATTATTCAC TTACTAGAGATTATGGGAGAGTTCACACTGGAGCAGCAACGAGCATTCTGTCAGTTTGTCACTGGCGCTCCCCGGCTCCCTCCAGGTGGTCTTGCTGGTCTGAATCCTAAGTTGACAATTGTGAGGAAG CATTCATCCAATGCTGGCAATGCAGCACACAACAGTAATGCACCATCAGAATCTGCAGATGAAGACCTACCTAGCGTGATGACATGTGCTAATTACTTGAAACTTCCTCCCTATTCTACTAAG GAAATCATGTACAAGAAGTTACTCTATGCCATTAATGAAGGTCAAGGATCTTTTGATTTGTCATAA